From Saccharothrix espanaensis DSM 44229, the proteins below share one genomic window:
- a CDS encoding alpha/beta fold hydrolase: MSVAEFGGSGQGILLLHGLMSRASTWWTVAQWLKPYGRVVATDARGHGRNPRRGPFRTEDFVADAAETIERLDLGPAVVIGHSMGGLHAWALAATRPDLVRAVVAEDVVPDNTGRTVDEWRWYFDSWPVFESVAHVRSVVRVPRVEELFEERADGWHLIARLADLYEIAAEWGERSYWEFVDAIACPTLTVEAGRGGLRAGQMAEVARRTGGAHLLVPESGHVVHDEAPEVYRGAVEAFLSGSIPPV, from the coding sequence ATGAGCGTCGCGGAGTTCGGCGGATCGGGGCAGGGCATCCTGCTGCTGCACGGCCTGATGAGCCGCGCGAGCACGTGGTGGACGGTCGCCCAGTGGCTCAAGCCCTACGGCCGGGTCGTCGCGACCGACGCGCGCGGCCACGGCCGCAACCCGCGACGGGGACCGTTCCGCACGGAGGACTTCGTCGCCGACGCCGCCGAGACCATCGAACGGCTCGACCTCGGGCCCGCCGTGGTGATCGGCCACTCGATGGGCGGCCTGCACGCGTGGGCGCTCGCCGCGACCCGCCCCGACCTGGTGCGGGCCGTGGTCGCGGAGGACGTCGTGCCGGACAACACCGGCCGCACGGTGGACGAGTGGCGCTGGTACTTCGACTCGTGGCCGGTGTTCGAGTCGGTGGCCCACGTCCGGTCGGTGGTGCGGGTGCCCCGGGTCGAGGAGCTGTTCGAGGAGCGCGCGGACGGCTGGCACCTCATCGCGCGGCTGGCGGACCTCTACGAGATCGCCGCCGAGTGGGGCGAGCGGTCCTACTGGGAGTTCGTGGACGCCATTGCGTGCCCGACGCTGACCGTCGAGGCCGGTCGGGGCGGGTTGCGGGCCGGTCAGATGGCCGAGGTCGCCCGCCGCACGGGCGGGGCGCACCTGCTCGTCCCCGAGTCCGGGCACGTGGTGCACGACGAGGCCCCGGAGGTCTACCGGGGCGCGGTGGAAGCCTTCCTGAGCGGGTCGATCCCGCCGGTCTGA
- a CDS encoding 2'-5' RNA ligase family protein produces the protein MHALVVFFDAEADAKVRDLWRRVGATFERPPHLTYAVAGTIGPKVRAELREDLSRLWLPDLWLHTLGTFSATENVLHLGAVVDSELLAVHSAIHDVLAGRVKNPSAYYLPGTWVPHCTLLHGTTDEETVRAFAALHPVEPIRAKVREMAVVDTQTGGIDPLRKASTAPR, from the coding sequence GTGCACGCGCTGGTGGTGTTCTTCGACGCCGAGGCCGACGCGAAGGTCCGCGACCTGTGGCGGCGGGTCGGTGCGACGTTCGAGCGCCCGCCGCACCTGACCTACGCGGTCGCGGGCACGATCGGGCCGAAGGTCCGGGCCGAGCTGCGCGAGGACCTGTCCCGGCTGTGGCTGCCCGACCTGTGGCTGCACACCCTGGGCACGTTCTCCGCCACCGAGAACGTCCTGCACCTGGGCGCGGTCGTGGACAGTGAGCTGCTGGCCGTGCACTCGGCGATCCACGACGTGCTGGCGGGCCGGGTGAAGAACCCGAGCGCCTACTACCTGCCGGGCACCTGGGTGCCGCACTGCACCCTGCTGCACGGGACGACCGACGAGGAGACGGTCCGGGCGTTCGCCGCGCTGCACCCGGTCGAGCCGATCCGCGCGAAGGTCCGCGAGATGGCCGTCGTGGACACTCAGACCGGCGGGATCGACCCGCTCAGGAAGGCTTCCACCGCGCCCCGGTAG
- a CDS encoding HhH-GPD family protein has product MSLDAQTLIDWFADTARDLPWRKPECTAWGVLVSEIMLQQTPVARVEPIWHEWLERWPTPSAMAAASQGDVLRAWGKLGYPRRALRLHEAARAISNDHDDVVPDDVDTLLALPGIGAYTARAVAAFAYGQRCPVVDTNVRRVVARAVHGAGDAGPPSTTRDMNDVQVLLPEQDAAVFSAALMELGAVVCTARTPKCADCPVFDTCAWQHNGRPAYDGPVKVVQKFAGTDRQVRGLLLDVLRGTPDPVAKTRLDVVWSDAGQRDRCLDSLLVDGLVEQTATGLFALPGEH; this is encoded by the coding sequence ATGAGCCTGGACGCGCAGACCCTCATCGACTGGTTCGCCGACACCGCCCGCGACCTGCCCTGGCGCAAGCCCGAGTGCACCGCGTGGGGCGTGCTGGTCAGCGAGATCATGTTGCAGCAGACACCCGTCGCCCGGGTGGAGCCCATCTGGCACGAGTGGCTGGAACGCTGGCCCACCCCGTCCGCGATGGCCGCCGCCTCGCAGGGCGACGTGCTGCGGGCGTGGGGCAAGCTCGGCTACCCGCGGCGGGCGCTGCGGCTGCACGAAGCCGCGCGGGCCATCTCGAACGACCACGACGACGTGGTCCCCGACGACGTGGACACCCTGCTCGCGCTGCCGGGCATCGGCGCGTACACGGCACGCGCCGTAGCCGCTTTCGCCTACGGCCAACGGTGTCCCGTGGTCGACACGAACGTCCGCCGGGTCGTCGCACGGGCCGTGCACGGCGCGGGTGACGCAGGCCCGCCGTCCACCACCCGGGACATGAACGACGTGCAAGTCCTGCTGCCGGAGCAGGACGCCGCAGTCTTCTCCGCGGCGTTGATGGAGTTGGGCGCGGTCGTCTGCACGGCCCGCACGCCAAAGTGCGCGGACTGCCCGGTGTTCGACACGTGCGCGTGGCAGCACAACGGCCGCCCCGCGTACGACGGGCCGGTCAAGGTGGTGCAGAAGTTCGCCGGCACCGACCGGCAGGTCCGGGGACTGCTGCTGGACGTGCTGCGCGGCACGCCCGACCCGGTCGCCAAGACCCGGCTGGACGTGGTCTGGTCCGACGCCGGCCAGCGCGACCGCTGCCTGGACTCGCTGCTGGTGGACGGCCTGGTCGAGCAGACCGCGACCGGCCTGTTCGCCCTGCCCGGCGAGCACTGA
- a CDS encoding beta-class carbonic anhydrase, which produces MTSIDELLRRNADLGDVVPGDRSSPKPSMKVAILTCMDSRIRVFEIFGLRQGEAHVLRNAGGVVTDDMIRSLALSQRKLGTREVLLVHHTNCGLELVTEDAFKDELEQDAGMRPTWSVEAFREVKDSVRNSMNRLRHSPFVPYRDNVRGFVYDVHTGALTEVVQAEVG; this is translated from the coding sequence ATGACCTCGATCGACGAACTCCTCCGCCGCAACGCCGACCTGGGCGACGTGGTGCCCGGCGACCGCTCGTCGCCGAAGCCTTCGATGAAGGTCGCGATCCTGACCTGCATGGATTCACGGATCAGGGTGTTCGAGATCTTCGGCCTGCGCCAGGGCGAGGCGCACGTGCTGCGCAACGCCGGCGGTGTGGTGACCGACGACATGATCCGGTCGCTGGCGCTGAGCCAGCGCAAGCTCGGCACCCGCGAGGTGCTGCTGGTGCACCACACGAACTGCGGCCTGGAGCTGGTGACCGAGGACGCCTTCAAGGACGAGCTGGAACAGGACGCGGGGATGCGCCCGACGTGGTCCGTGGAGGCCTTCCGCGAGGTCAAGGACAGCGTCCGCAACTCCATGAACCGACTCCGCCACAGCCCGTTCGTGCCGTACCGGGACAACGTGCGCGGGTTCGTGTACGACGTCCACACCGGCGCGCTGACCGAGGTCGTCCAAGCCGAGGTCGGCTAG
- a CDS encoding LacI family DNA-binding transcriptional regulator, whose translation MARSMHVRRPATLASLAAELGVSRTTVSNAYNRPDQLSPELRRRVLETARRLGYPGPDPVARSLRTRKAGAVGLLLTENLSYAFRDPAAIGFLEGLALACEDAGTGLLLVPANPEREDVAAVHRAGVDGFVVYSVPDDDPHLAAVLERPVPTVVCDQPDLGNVDRVGIDDRAAMNSLAKHLISLGHRRIGVVCMRLARDRNDGYVSLERQRSAHFHVQRARIAGLAEAFTEVGVDWAGVPVVERFDHAIASGASAAAQVLDRDPRITALICTSDILALGALGEARKRGLNVPHDLTVTGFDGIREAEQAGLTTVRQPVLEKGRAAGKLLLDSAERTRPRSVTLATELVLGSTAASPRGVVEERWFGP comes from the coding sequence ATGGCGCGGTCGATGCATGTGCGACGCCCCGCGACGCTGGCTTCACTGGCGGCGGAGCTGGGTGTTTCCCGGACAACGGTGTCCAACGCGTACAACCGTCCCGACCAGCTCTCGCCGGAGCTGCGACGCCGGGTGTTGGAGACAGCGAGACGACTCGGATATCCGGGCCCCGACCCGGTGGCCAGGTCGCTGCGGACGCGGAAGGCGGGAGCGGTGGGGCTGTTGCTCACCGAGAACCTGTCCTACGCGTTCCGCGACCCGGCCGCGATCGGGTTCCTGGAAGGGCTGGCCCTGGCGTGCGAGGACGCCGGGACCGGTCTGCTGCTGGTGCCGGCGAACCCCGAGCGCGAGGACGTGGCCGCGGTGCACCGCGCCGGCGTCGACGGGTTCGTGGTGTACTCGGTGCCCGACGACGACCCGCACCTGGCCGCCGTGCTCGAACGGCCGGTGCCGACCGTGGTGTGCGACCAGCCGGACCTGGGCAACGTCGATCGGGTGGGAATCGACGACCGGGCCGCGATGAACTCGCTCGCCAAGCACCTGATCTCGCTGGGGCACCGGCGGATCGGCGTGGTGTGCATGAGGCTGGCCCGCGACCGCAACGACGGCTACGTGTCGCTGGAGCGGCAGCGCTCGGCGCACTTCCACGTGCAGCGGGCCCGGATCGCCGGGCTGGCCGAGGCGTTCACCGAGGTCGGCGTGGACTGGGCGGGCGTCCCGGTGGTGGAGCGGTTCGACCACGCCATCGCCTCCGGCGCGTCGGCCGCGGCCCAGGTGCTCGACCGCGACCCGCGGATCACGGCGTTGATCTGCACGTCGGACATCCTCGCGCTGGGCGCGCTCGGCGAGGCCCGCAAACGCGGCCTGAACGTGCCGCACGACCTCACCGTCACCGGGTTCGACGGCATCCGGGAGGCCGAGCAGGCGGGCCTGACCACGGTCCGCCAGCCGGTGCTGGAGAAGGGCCGGGCGGCGGGCAAGCTGCTGCTGGACTCGGCCGAGCGGACCCGGCCCCGGTCGGTCACGCTGGCCACCGAACTGGTCCTGGGCTCGACGGCCGCCTCGCCGCGCGGCGTGGTCGAGGAGCGCTGGTTCGGTCCGTGA
- a CDS encoding LacI family DNA-binding transcriptional regulator, translated as MSGLSEIARAAGVSISTVSRVLNRRAGVNEETRQRVLAVLAEMPYTPRGLGALQRTGVIGLLVPELSNPVFPAFAEALEVRAARLGYSSLLCNTRATGSGAMGEEEYVRMLLARGVEGMVFVSPEITNVEVPLGQAPRPSYYAKLLADGVHMVFLNGATPSLDVPDVTVDEQHAGYAATRYLVELGHRRIGFVSGPARSLPSRLKRAGWSAAMEEDGLPAGSEYVAHAQFGPEGGAEAIALLLDTVRPTAVFCSSDHMAIGVLREAHKRGLDVPRDLSVVGFDDIPLASYCSPSLTTLAQPIEEMAAAAVDELVHRLDPDRRRRPVGNYTRVFRPKLVVRESSAPPPPA; from the coding sequence GTGTCCGGTCTGTCCGAGATCGCCAGGGCAGCCGGGGTGAGCATCTCCACGGTCAGCCGGGTGCTCAACCGCCGGGCGGGGGTCAACGAGGAGACGCGCCAGCGCGTGCTCGCGGTCCTCGCGGAAATGCCCTACACGCCAAGGGGTCTGGGCGCGCTGCAGCGGACGGGCGTGATCGGGCTGCTGGTGCCGGAGCTGTCCAACCCGGTGTTCCCGGCCTTCGCCGAGGCGCTGGAGGTGCGCGCCGCGCGGCTGGGCTACTCCTCGCTGCTGTGCAACACCCGGGCCACCGGCTCGGGCGCGATGGGCGAGGAGGAGTACGTCCGGATGCTGCTCGCCCGCGGCGTCGAGGGCATGGTGTTCGTGTCGCCGGAGATCACCAACGTCGAGGTCCCGCTGGGCCAGGCCCCGCGCCCGAGCTACTACGCGAAGCTGCTCGCCGACGGCGTGCACATGGTGTTCCTCAACGGCGCGACGCCGTCGCTGGACGTGCCGGACGTGACGGTGGACGAGCAGCACGCCGGGTACGCGGCGACGCGGTACCTGGTGGAGCTGGGCCACCGGCGGATCGGGTTCGTGTCGGGTCCGGCGCGGTCGCTGCCGTCCCGGCTCAAGCGCGCGGGCTGGTCGGCGGCGATGGAGGAGGACGGGCTGCCGGCGGGCTCGGAGTACGTGGCGCACGCCCAGTTCGGGCCGGAGGGCGGCGCCGAGGCGATCGCCCTGCTGCTCGACACCGTCCGGCCCACGGCGGTGTTCTGCTCGTCGGACCACATGGCGATCGGCGTGCTGCGGGAGGCCCACAAGCGCGGGCTGGACGTGCCGCGCGACCTGTCCGTGGTGGGGTTCGACGACATCCCGCTGGCGTCCTACTGCTCGCCGTCGTTGACCACGTTGGCCCAGCCGATAGAGGAGATGGCGGCGGCCGCGGTGGACGAGTTGGTGCACCGGCTGGACCCCGATCGGCGGCGTCGGCCGGTCGGCAACTACACCCGCGTGTTCCGCCCGAAGCTGGTCGTCCGGGAGTCCAGCGCGCCGCCACCACCCGCCTAA
- a CDS encoding extracellular solute-binding protein: MRRTTFTTAVALGIAGTLVLTACGGGGAAGDSGEVTFWDTSGPNEAPVFGKIAQECATRGGYKVNTETVAFDLALNNYKTAAQGGQGPDVFRAEVAWVPQLAKLGYLVDLSDTEVGKDTADFLATPLGSTKYEGRTYGVPQVTDSLALFYNKKLLAAAGVEPPKTWDEVKAAAAKLGGEKTIFINNDAYYALPFIYGAGGDLVDASAKKIVVNSAENVKALRTAKGLLDAKAATTALDPANSYNNMQAAFSSGEVAMVVNGPWSVADYLKGTAFTDKADLGIAPVPGETAGKGSAPVGGHDYVIRQGTRAKDTAAKLVACLSGVDSQVRIAKELGLLPTRKSAYDNPDVKANPVVSAFQPVAAAAHARPWIPEGGQLFDPLKIAYADVLAGKKDAKTALDEVAKAYQDQVVPEYSIG, translated from the coding sequence ATGCGACGGACCACCTTCACGACCGCCGTGGCGTTAGGCATCGCCGGCACCCTCGTCCTCACCGCGTGCGGTGGCGGCGGTGCGGCGGGCGACAGCGGCGAGGTCACCTTCTGGGACACCAGCGGGCCCAACGAGGCCCCGGTGTTCGGCAAGATCGCCCAGGAGTGCGCCACCCGGGGCGGGTACAAGGTCAACACCGAGACGGTCGCCTTCGACCTGGCGCTCAACAACTACAAGACCGCCGCGCAGGGCGGCCAGGGCCCCGACGTGTTCCGGGCCGAAGTCGCGTGGGTGCCGCAGTTGGCCAAGCTCGGCTACCTGGTGGACCTGAGCGACACCGAGGTCGGCAAGGACACCGCCGACTTCCTGGCCACGCCGCTCGGCTCGACCAAGTACGAGGGCCGGACCTACGGCGTGCCGCAGGTGACGGACTCGCTGGCGCTGTTCTACAACAAGAAGCTGCTCGCGGCCGCGGGCGTCGAGCCGCCGAAGACGTGGGACGAGGTCAAGGCCGCCGCGGCGAAGCTCGGCGGCGAGAAGACCATCTTCATCAACAACGACGCGTACTACGCCCTGCCGTTCATCTACGGCGCCGGCGGCGACCTGGTGGACGCGTCGGCGAAGAAGATCGTGGTCAACTCGGCGGAGAACGTGAAGGCGCTGCGGACCGCCAAGGGCCTGCTCGACGCCAAGGCCGCGACGACCGCGCTGGACCCGGCCAACTCGTACAACAACATGCAGGCCGCGTTCTCCTCCGGCGAGGTCGCGATGGTGGTCAACGGGCCGTGGTCGGTGGCCGACTACCTCAAGGGCACGGCGTTCACCGACAAGGCCGACCTGGGCATCGCGCCGGTGCCCGGCGAGACCGCCGGCAAGGGCTCCGCGCCGGTCGGCGGCCACGACTACGTGATCCGGCAGGGCACCAGGGCCAAGGACACGGCGGCCAAGCTGGTCGCCTGCCTGAGCGGGGTCGACTCGCAGGTGCGGATCGCCAAGGAGCTGGGGCTGCTGCCGACCCGGAAATCGGCCTACGACAACCCGGACGTGAAGGCGAACCCGGTGGTCTCGGCGTTCCAGCCGGTGGCCGCGGCCGCCCACGCCCGACCGTGGATCCCGGAGGGCGGCCAGCTCTTCGACCCGTTGAAGATCGCGTACGCCGACGTGCTGGCGGGCAAGAAGGACGCGAAGACGGCGCTGGACGAGGTCGCCAAGGCGTACCAGGACCAGGTAGTGCCGGAGTACAGCATCGGCTGA
- a CDS encoding carbohydrate ABC transporter permease → MRRFLERHWYAYAMVLPVVVVIAVLVLFPLAQGVFFTFTNINEGTIANPVLDRPATYSGVGLANYLNVLSGDPSFGSFWSTLVRTLVWTFGCVFLHYVIGLGLALLLNRQVKGRTAYRVLLVLPWAVPAFISAFAWKYMFNAQYGIINQVLRALGLPDPIWLGQSDWALVAVIVVNVWLGVPFMMVALLGGLQSISGDLYEAAEVDGASAWQRFRDVTLPGLRSVSGTVVLLGIIWTFNMFAVIYLITGPNPNTRILVTYAFERFFSGASRDYAVASTYGVLILSVLLVFAGVYRRALRRQGEVW, encoded by the coding sequence GTGCGCAGGTTCCTCGAACGGCACTGGTACGCGTACGCGATGGTGCTGCCGGTGGTGGTGGTCATCGCGGTGCTGGTGCTGTTCCCGCTCGCCCAAGGCGTGTTCTTCACCTTTACCAACATCAACGAGGGCACCATCGCCAACCCGGTGCTCGACCGGCCCGCCACGTACAGCGGCGTCGGACTGGCGAACTACCTCAACGTGCTCTCCGGCGACCCGAGCTTCGGCTCGTTCTGGTCCACCTTGGTGCGCACGCTCGTCTGGACGTTCGGCTGCGTGTTCCTCCACTACGTGATCGGGCTCGGGCTGGCGCTGCTGCTCAACCGCCAGGTGAAGGGCCGCACGGCCTACCGGGTGCTGCTGGTCCTGCCGTGGGCGGTGCCCGCGTTCATCAGCGCGTTCGCGTGGAAGTACATGTTCAACGCGCAGTACGGGATCATCAACCAGGTCCTGCGCGCGCTCGGCCTGCCCGACCCGATCTGGCTCGGCCAGTCCGACTGGGCGCTGGTGGCCGTCATCGTCGTCAACGTGTGGCTGGGCGTCCCGTTCATGATGGTGGCGCTGCTGGGCGGCCTCCAGTCGATCTCCGGCGACCTCTACGAGGCGGCCGAGGTGGACGGCGCGTCGGCGTGGCAGCGGTTCCGCGACGTCACGCTGCCGGGGCTGCGGTCGGTGTCCGGCACGGTGGTGCTGCTCGGGATCATCTGGACGTTCAACATGTTCGCGGTCATCTACCTGATCACCGGCCCGAACCCGAACACGCGGATCCTGGTGACCTACGCGTTCGAGCGGTTCTTCTCCGGCGCGTCGCGCGACTACGCGGTGGCGTCGACGTACGGCGTGCTGATCCTGTCCGTCCTGCTCGTGTTCGCGGGCGTCTACCGGCGCGCACTGCGCAGGCAAGGCGAGGTGTGGTGA
- a CDS encoding sugar ABC transporter permease, whose translation MTVEAASLKSVGKTVAPQRTPKRGDRSRLASVGLHAALVAASLIAVFPVFWVLVTSFKPDARAVETTPKLFNESGVDNYARILAGEKGNFLAWFGNSITIALMTTVISVFLSATTGYAASRFRFPGKRSLMLSFLVVQMFPFAVLIVPLYNILLTLGVQGTGFGLVLVYCTTAVPFCTYMLKGYFDTIPTDIDEAGRVDGLSPFGVFWRLVLPLARPGLAVTAFYAFLTAWGEVAFASAFLSAADGSKTLAVGLQVFVQQNRTEWGHLAAASILVAIPAIVVFYLVQRFLVTGLSSGAVKG comes from the coding sequence ATGACGGTCGAGGCCGCTTCCCTCAAGTCAGTCGGGAAGACCGTTGCGCCACAACGCACTCCCAAGCGCGGCGACCGGTCCCGGTTGGCGAGCGTCGGGCTGCACGCGGCGCTGGTGGCCGCGTCCTTGATCGCGGTGTTCCCGGTGTTCTGGGTCCTCGTCACGTCGTTCAAGCCCGACGCGCGCGCGGTGGAGACGACGCCGAAGCTGTTCAACGAGTCCGGCGTGGACAACTACGCGCGCATCCTGGCCGGGGAGAAGGGCAACTTCCTGGCGTGGTTCGGCAACTCGATCACCATTGCCCTGATGACCACGGTGATCTCGGTCTTCCTGTCCGCGACCACGGGCTACGCCGCGTCCCGGTTCCGCTTCCCGGGCAAGCGGTCGCTGATGCTGTCGTTCCTGGTGGTGCAGATGTTCCCGTTCGCGGTGCTGATCGTGCCGCTGTACAACATCCTGCTCACGCTCGGGGTGCAGGGGACCGGCTTCGGGCTGGTGCTCGTGTACTGCACGACCGCCGTGCCGTTCTGCACGTACATGCTGAAGGGCTACTTCGACACCATCCCGACCGACATCGACGAGGCCGGGCGGGTCGACGGGCTCTCGCCGTTCGGCGTGTTCTGGCGGCTGGTGCTCCCGCTGGCGCGACCGGGCCTGGCGGTGACGGCGTTCTACGCGTTCCTGACGGCGTGGGGCGAGGTCGCGTTCGCGTCGGCGTTCCTCTCGGCGGCGGACGGGTCCAAGACGCTGGCGGTGGGCTTGCAGGTGTTCGTCCAGCAGAACCGGACCGAGTGGGGACACCTGGCGGCGGCGTCGATCCTGGTGGCGATCCCGGCGATCGTGGTGTTCTACCTGGTGCAGAGGTTCCTGGTGACCGGCCTCTCGTCGGGAGCGGTGAAGGGCTGA
- a CDS encoding ABC transporter ATP-binding protein, whose protein sequence is MAEVAYVQASRIFSGNPPVRAVDELSLDVADGEFLVLVGPSGSGKSTALRMLAGLEDVDEGAIRIGGKDVTNVPPKGRDIAMVFQSYALYPHMTVAENMGFALKLRGVGKAQIKEKVGEAAKMLDLTKYLDRKPKALSGGQRQRVAMGRAIVREPSVFLMDEPLSNLDAKLRVETRANIAALQQRLGTTTIYVTHDQVEAMTMGHRVAVLKDGLLQQCDTPRALYDKPGNAFVAGFMGSPAMNLKTVPLTSEGVKLDGIVVPLERRALDAAGAEGLNEVTFGIRPEALALVSSQGVGMEMVVELVEELGADALVHGAVRIGNASQRFVVRVDGRTPPSLGQTVKVTVRDAGEIHLFHPQTGARLTN, encoded by the coding sequence ATGGCAGAGGTCGCCTACGTCCAAGCGTCGCGGATCTTCTCCGGCAACCCGCCGGTCCGTGCCGTCGACGAGTTGTCGCTCGACGTCGCCGACGGCGAGTTCCTGGTGCTGGTCGGGCCGTCCGGCTCGGGGAAGTCGACCGCGCTGCGGATGCTCGCGGGGCTGGAGGACGTGGACGAGGGCGCCATCCGGATCGGCGGCAAGGACGTCACCAACGTGCCGCCGAAGGGGCGGGACATCGCGATGGTGTTCCAGTCCTACGCGCTCTACCCGCACATGACCGTCGCCGAGAACATGGGCTTCGCGCTCAAGCTGCGCGGCGTGGGCAAGGCCCAGATCAAGGAGAAGGTCGGTGAGGCGGCCAAGATGCTCGACCTCACCAAGTACCTCGACCGCAAGCCCAAGGCGCTGTCCGGCGGGCAGCGGCAGCGGGTGGCCATGGGGCGGGCCATCGTGCGCGAGCCCTCCGTCTTCCTGATGGACGAGCCGCTGTCCAACCTGGACGCGAAGCTGCGCGTGGAGACCCGCGCCAACATCGCCGCCCTCCAGCAGCGGCTGGGCACGACCACCATCTACGTCACGCACGACCAGGTCGAGGCCATGACCATGGGCCACCGGGTGGCCGTGCTCAAGGACGGCCTGCTCCAGCAGTGCGACACCCCGCGCGCGCTCTACGACAAGCCGGGCAACGCGTTCGTGGCCGGGTTCATGGGTTCGCCCGCGATGAACCTCAAGACCGTCCCGCTGACCTCCGAGGGCGTGAAGCTCGACGGGATCGTGGTGCCGCTGGAGCGCCGCGCGCTCGACGCGGCCGGCGCGGAGGGCCTGAACGAGGTCACGTTCGGCATCCGGCCGGAGGCGTTGGCGCTGGTCAGCTCGCAGGGCGTGGGCATGGAGATGGTCGTCGAGCTGGTCGAGGAGCTGGGCGCGGACGCGCTGGTGCACGGCGCGGTGCGGATCGGGAACGCCTCGCAGCGGTTCGTGGTGCGGGTCGACGGGCGCACGCCGCCGTCGCTGGGCCAGACCGTGAAGGTCACCGTGCGGGACGCCGGCGAGATCCACCTGTTCCACCCGCAGACCGGCGCGCGCCTCACCAACTGA
- a CDS encoding metal ABC transporter solute-binding protein, Zn/Mn family, which translates to MTVRNAMLGAVAAVTAVALAACGGSPASPTADGKIKVVASTNVWGSVVKAVGGDAVEVSAIINDPSGDPHSYNSKPSDVAAVKDAQLVIFNGGGYDDFFATLLTTDTEKAKKIETFPLSGKIDSHSHEEPPASEEPHDHEVNEHVWYDLDTVRKVADQAAADLSEIAPDKKAAFTDNAAEFGRKVEELHQKLDGVGKGKKVLQTEPVAHYLLEAAGVEDVTPETFSKAVEGETDIPAAALADVTRLVDEKQVAAVVDNVQTENTAVKQVVEKAGRAGVPVVAVTETLPEGVTGYLDWMTKQVDALAQALRG; encoded by the coding sequence ATGACCGTCCGTAACGCGATGCTCGGCGCGGTGGCCGCCGTGACGGCCGTCGCCCTCGCCGCCTGCGGCGGCTCGCCTGCCTCCCCGACCGCCGACGGCAAGATCAAGGTCGTCGCCTCGACCAACGTCTGGGGCAGCGTGGTCAAGGCCGTGGGCGGCGACGCGGTCGAGGTCAGCGCGATCATCAACGACCCGTCCGGCGATCCGCACTCGTACAACAGCAAGCCGTCCGACGTGGCCGCGGTGAAGGACGCGCAGCTGGTCATCTTCAACGGCGGCGGCTACGACGACTTCTTCGCCACGCTGCTCACCACCGACACCGAGAAGGCCAAGAAGATCGAGACCTTCCCGCTGTCGGGCAAGATCGACTCGCACTCGCACGAGGAGCCGCCGGCGAGCGAGGAGCCGCACGACCACGAGGTCAACGAGCACGTCTGGTACGACCTGGACACCGTCCGCAAGGTCGCCGACCAGGCCGCCGCCGACCTGTCCGAGATCGCGCCGGACAAGAAGGCCGCCTTCACCGACAACGCCGCCGAGTTCGGCCGCAAGGTCGAGGAGCTCCACCAGAAGCTCGACGGCGTCGGCAAGGGCAAGAAGGTGCTGCAGACCGAACCGGTCGCGCACTACCTGCTGGAGGCCGCCGGCGTCGAGGACGTCACCCCGGAGACGTTCAGCAAGGCCGTCGAGGGCGAGACCGACATCCCGGCCGCCGCCCTCGCCGATGTCACCCGACTGGTGGACGAGAAGCAGGTCGCGGCGGTCGTGGACAACGTGCAGACCGAGAACACGGCGGTCAAGCAGGTGGTCGAGAAGGCCGGCAGGGCGGGCGTCCCGGTCGTGGCCGTCACCGAGACGCTGCCCGAGGGCGTCACGGGTTACCTTGACTGGATGACGAAGCAGGTGGACGCGTTGGCGCAGGCGCTCCGCGGATGA